The DNA window atacttaaaaaaacatttataatattttaaacttgaaaaattaaagattaaacctattttttagttataagttgatattaatattattgacaTATTGAATTAGTTATTAGTGGATATAATTGttgtcaatattattatttgttgctACGTTTCTTTAAAGCCTTCTTAcgattagaattatttaataatcatgTTCCTGTtaaagttttgaaaataaaattattttaggtgaaaatacattaaaaaaaaatattagtatataataaacaaatattattttctttaaaaataggaCATTCATACAACttaattcatatattaaaataagcaTAAAACGGCAATTCAttgaaagattatttaaataatccaatcaGCACAAGACTTattaatatacaattttttttttaatttattttcatcaatCATATAATTCAAATCATCCACACAACAAGATTAGAAAATATAACATATactatataagtatttttttcattattaacctaaatagttattttttcaACTCAAATCCTCATTTGCATGCTACGTACTGtctaatttagaaaaaaacatACATAGAAAAGTTTTAAAATCAATACCTGACTTATTAGATTATGTCcaaacatttattaattattcaaggGCAAGTGTCTTacataaaatatcttaaaaaatatgtcTTTTAACTTATTCAATTCTCATTCAAAATATCATTTAGTGCTAAtcttgtaaaaaataaaaaataaaattcaaaagcttataaattatttctaaataaggATAATCCCAAAATTGGCTTTCATTTTTGTGACTTATGTATGAGCACAAACAAAATGAGAGATCTGGTTTGACTATATATACAATAGACATATATGTAAGTATAGAGGGTTTGACAAGAAGCTTAAACAatcaaattcattttaataataataagaaaaaaccaTGTTAAAAACAATTCAGATGCAATATATCACtatccaaatcaaacaaataataaataaacacccAACTTTGTCAATCTTAAGAAAATCAAATTACAAGAGAAATTAAGACATTAAGTCTTGTAAGGATTCATTATTGAACTAAGAAAGATTATAGGAAGAAAGTCTAATATGATGGTGGTCCAATGgagtaaaaacaaaaaaacattgatAGAAGATTTTAGAGTAGTTTGAACTCACCTCTATTGGTTAGCGGCATTGAAACAATAAGCTTGCCAAGCAAGAGTTGTTGATTTTGGTACAATTTCATCGTCAATAGATGCACACCACTTGTCATTTTTTGCATCAGCTAGTAACCATCTAACCTCATCGGGCACATTCGTCATATCAAAGTTCCAACCATCCGATCTTTTTGAATGTGATGCGGAATTTTTCCTTTTTGGGCTTTTGCTACTACTCGCAGGGCTCTGctttgtgaaaaaatataaattaagaaaagttGAAGCAAGAAACTGATATACTTATATTTTTGCTCTAGCTTACATTTTCTGCCGTGTTTGAAGCTAGTTGGTTTGAAGTATGGTCGATGTTAATGTTGTCTAAGAACAAATGACCCCCTTCCGTCTCTTTCTCATTCTGATTTTGCTCCTCCGGTTCACCACTATGCTCAATAATTTTCCATTCTTCCCCAAACTGTGACAGTCTTGTATCTATCATCTCCCCGTTGCTCCTTCGCAGGCGACAAATAACAAAGGGCTTCTGTAATTGGTTTGAggttaatttacaaattaacaaaaaagaaatttgacaaaaattgGATCACAGTACTCAAAATTATCAAAGTAAACCTGACCTGTTTTTCAATGGAAGAAAGTTCATACATGAACCAGCCAGTTTTCTCCCCCCCTGGTGCCTGACCGACGTAGAAAAACAGAGTCCTCTTTTTACCAATAATTTCGGAGGCATACGTTACATTGCATTCTTTTCCCGAAGCTTTCCAATAACCAGATTGATTAGTTGTCGCACTTAGAGATTCTTCCGGATACTTCTTATCAAGGGTAGAGAAGTAGAACTGCTCAAGGTTCGATTGTATGACGGATATACCTGTAAACATGTAAACTAGAACTAGTCAAATTTCATCCAGTAAATAAACTCAACTAATTGACCATATAATATGAGATAAAACTTGAAGAAGATCCAATCAAATTTGGCTAAGAAATCAGATGACAATGGAATAAATATTGACCCTAAATTAATAGGGCTAATACGATATATCTTTTTTGCATGTGCATGACTTCTAAACCGTCAACCCCTCTTATCGATCTAGGGTTTAATAACCTTTAACTATTTCATATCAgatcaaaattaatatcaactgGATACTATTCCAACCATCTATCTATCAAACTACAAATGTCTGACAATCATACCAACTCTATGCTTGATTTGTCATGGAAAGTCCCAAACCCAAACAGTTCATAGAAGAATACTTGTGTTTAAAATAGTGTGTTGATTAGTGTCAATCTCTTCCACCCTTGGAATACATGTCTTTCCTCCTTTGAAATCTCTTCAACTAACTTTCCATAATCTAGCTTTCCTAGATTAAGAGATTCATTATCACAATTCATATAATCATGACCTAAACGACCAAATCAGAAACAAAATCTGCCAAATACttgaatttgatcaatataTTTGTCTTTTCAAACTTAGTAATCAACCATAAACTTCTAGCCAAAAGTTGATTAACATTAAGACAAATTCTGACAGAAGGAAATTCTTTAAATCTTTTCCTTATATATAGGTGAAATTGATAGTAGATCACCTGCAAAAGAGACCATCTTAATTAAAAGCACACCTATCATTGatttgttgaaataaattaattaatatgtatttagAATGTATTTTGCAGTTCAAAATGATGTCACATACCAACTTAGATATCTAGGGTTTTTAGAAGAATTTTAGATAAGACAAGAATGACTTAAGCCTTTGAGAGAGATAATCCATATACAATaactatttcatttattaattactaCAAATATTACATAATCCCCTATGTATAAACTACTAACTCATTAACCTACTAACTTACTCTACTTAAAGAACTCGATTTGTTTGGGGTATGGTTGTGCAAAGTTAAATTAAACTTCTTTGCAtctaaatgagaaaaaaatgttttgaaagacaaaaaaatatgGATTAACAAGCCCTTACCATCATCCTTGTTTGGATGATTCCATGTTTGAGAAGCCTACAGTAGCACCTCAAAAGATGTTTTGGAAGAATTTAGCAAAATCTTTTGGTTTTGTTGTCAAAGTGAATAATTTGATTCTCCAATTCCTGTGGTGTTTTCAAATCCttgaaaatgaagaatttcGTTTTgatatcaaaatattgtttggGTGAAGGAtgtttataatgaaaatatatgaagaTGTATGTGTCATGAAAaggattatttgatttttaacacccaaaattaaattatatgttatgTGTAATTGAGGAATCACAATATCTTTGTTTTAGAACATAAAATATTTGGAGTTTTCACTCTAAGttcacaaaacaaaaattaagaagagatatgaaaaaaaaacatataacgGGCATGGGCATGGGTAAGGAAAAAGACAaagagaaagaatgaataattaggtaaaaatatatcatctttgaacatgtttttggcacataATCAGATGACCATTTGAACTTTTATGCTCTTAAACTTATGAATGAGGAAGTGATGGTTAAAGTGATGTCCCAATTAATCCATCAAGAGCAACCATCCCCTTGAATTAATCCATTTGAAATATGACTACTTAGAAAAGATATAACAGTTTTCCTAAATAAGTTACATCAAGAGCAACCATCCCCTTGAATTAGTACAAGCTACATCCTACTCCTCacttttaatgatgactttACCCTAAAGACTTGACATGGGTCTTGCTTGATGTGAGATATTTCctactaattttaattaactcGACAACCCAATTAAATTCTGTAGATTAAGTACATGGAATTGGGATATAAAACAAGAAATAGATTATGAGTTCTTTCTTCCTTGTTTTAATAGAGAAAATGTAGAGTTTGTATTATTAACTCAAGATTTAACTACACCAATAATCTCTATGTAATGTTGATAAAGATAACAAAACAATGAAGAGTTTACATGATAAGTTATTTTGATACTATTGAATTGTACATTTTTTGTATATGCAAGTCATAACTTTTGATTATGCCTAAAGACAAAAGATAGAAACAGCCCAGGTAATGAATGTACTTGAAATCTAAGAACTATATTGAGAACTGATTATGCTTCTAAATGACCATTAGAGTTAAAGTGTgacaaaaatgaataaataaaaagtatggAGTAGACTATGATGAAGTGTATGCACTATCATGGCACACATGCAGAGTATTTGATTACTAATCTCATTTTGACATGAAGGAAGTGGGAAATTTATAAGTCTGATATGAAGTAGGTATTCTTAAATAGACATGTTTTAGATGCTTATATTGAACAAATCTTAGACTTCATAACAAAAGGGgacaaaataaagttttaaaattgaaGAATACCTTATATGGGTAGAAGTAAGTATCAATCTATTTGTTGTTTTTGCCAAATTGAGTATACTCTTATGTAAAGTcaaatgataatgataatgatgataatTCATTATTTGTCTTTATGTGAAGGATCATATTTTTATAGGTAACAACAAAAACTTCTTTGACGAATTCAAAGGGATTATGTTTGAAAGGACTCAACATGGGACTCAAGTCATACTGTTAGGCTTagaatagtaaaataaattgaacTATGTATTATCATATCTCAAGAAAGGTATGTGACTGACATTTTCAATTTCACATGTTTGGTAGTATTCCCATGAACACACCCATAGAATATGACATTGAATTGTAAAAGTTTGAAGATAGAGAAACAATGAATTCAATTCTTTTTAAGAGTAttgtaagtttgaaaattttgaaaagtatAAAGAGGAACAATTGATTACGGAATGTACTATTTGTCCACTAGTCACTTAAAACTCAAGGTGGGTGGGTCGGGTGGGTCTAGTGATTGTCATATTTTTGGGAAGTCGACGTTGATGATAGAAAAAGTTTACAGATTTTGGAttctttttagaaaataatcatatttaatgGAACTTGAAAAAACAAGCCATTGTCACACTTTAAACCAAAGTATGAATTAGATGCTGCAACTTTTGTACATGCCATGGAATATGACTAATTTAGGAGACTATTAGGAGCTTCATTTACCACAAATAAAACTACACaaatttttgttgaaatcaaaTCTGCTCAAGTCTCCCGTACTGCTCCATGTGGAAgcaaattacaaataaatacaaagaatcatttaatttcattagagaGTATTTTTCGATATAGCTCAAATATGAATCGATTTGTTTGATATCTTCATCAAAGGTCCAAAAACACAAGTCTTTAGTAAAATTTCTCTCCATAATATCTTCCTGCAGGGATGAGTCCCTGGATCTTGAACCAAATTAAAGGAAAGGAATTAGAAGAGACTTCCTCTTAAGTAAGATCATCCTCACCTCATTCactaaaaataagtaaaacttGTCAAGGTGCTCAATCTGAACCCTTGTCTGGAATAGTACTTAAGAACCCTAGCCTTTCCAAGATACTTACTTAAAGACTTGAAGAAAATCAATCAGGTTAGTTGATAGTCAGTCCGTTTGGAGAGGATCTTACTGATTAAGGAGATAAATTAATCTGTAAGCCTCGATCTATGATTAATTTGATTCCATATATAGATCTGACCTGAAAACGCGAAGACTAGCCCTAGACATAAGTAAACAGATAGATCTGAACAAAACCTAATTGAGAAATTTATTGCAGAGAAATAGAGAAATTAATCTGttaattaaagaaaacaagGAGTTTTAATAAGTTATAGAAAGGAAAAAAGAAGGGTTACATGGATTGGAaggagtatatatatatatatatataaaaatgggGTACATATGTATGCCCTAGATACAAAATAAGGTCAattttttagagagataaacaataatagttgaataaaattgaaaaggaaAGATACCATATGAGAAGAAGGTACTGTTGTTcttccatatatataatatatctattcatctatgaaagagagagagaaagaaaaagttTGGATTTTGAACTTCACCTGGCAAAGCCTTAGACTCAACTTCAGGAATGACATAAACGCTCCTCTCGGAGCCCTGGATCTTCTCGTCGAGATAGTAATTAACTAAATCCCCGTCAGTCGGCGAGGATCTAAAACCTGTGAAAACAGATGGTAACGATGTCAACCATTTAAGCTTCTGTATAGGCGTCTGCGCAGCCATGGTAACAACAGAGAGAAAAGAAGAGACTGAGAATAGAAGTAAACCCTAAAAgtatgtgtgtatatatataatgttataaggGTAAAAAAAGGACACATATCTATGATGACAAGCAGCTTGTGGTATCGCCGCCCTGATGGTGTGATTACGTGTCTATGCATTAGAGGAATATGCAGTCGAGGCAAAACAGTTGTCATGCAGAGGGCGGTACACAAATCTCGGCCGCAACTGACCTCCCTCACCCCTCCTAAGAATTTGATATTAACGTCTATATGagattatacataaataaaatttaaagtgtttttttttttttttttgtcatcaTTAGGATAACTagttgatattaaaaaaaaaaagaaaaaaaaaagttaataaacaaattatttctaGAGAAGGGAGATGAGAAGACACATCATTAATTGTGCTTGATTCGTGTTTAATAGGAGTGTACAGTGTTGGCATAATAATCTgctataataattttgtataataatttgacaaaaaaaaattataatcaaacacaattaatCATTTACAAATAAACTTGAATGAATAAATGAGTACAAATTGAATACTATCAAATGTTTATGTAAACAAGTTGAATAAGCTATTGACAATAAACAAACTTAATTACCCTTAATCTACACATCCATATCAATGTAAAATTGTATAGACattacaaacatttttttaaagtcGGTTCAGATCActaatttttatctaatttatcttcaaatttaaaaatgtttctcaatatataaaattgagatAGAATAATAACGACCTCACACGAATTTCAATATCGATTTTCTTATTCGGCAACAAATTTCCCCCGACATAGCTAGGAATATACCTAAGTAAAATTAGTTATTCACCATGCCTAAAAATTATATGCGATACCTAAATAAAATTAGTCATTCACAATGATATTAAATTTGGCCTTTGAGGCTTTGTTAAGGGTTGTCcaatatcgatggatgta is part of the Impatiens glandulifera chromosome 1, dImpGla2.1, whole genome shotgun sequence genome and encodes:
- the LOC124920082 gene encoding NAC domain-containing protein 60-like; protein product: MAAQTPIQKLKWLTSLPSVFTGFRSSPTDGDLVNYYLDEKIQGSERSVYVIPEVESKALPGISVIQSNLEQFYFSTLDKKYPEESLSATTNQSGYWKASGKECNVTYASEIIGKKRTLFFYVGQAPGGEKTGWFMYELSSIEKQKPFVICRLRRSNGEMIDTRLSQFGEEWKIIEHSGEPEEQNQNEKETEGGHLFLDNINIDHTSNQLASNTAENSPASSSKSPKRKNSASHSKRSDGWNFDMTNVPDEVRWLLADAKNDKWCASIDDEIVPKSTTLAWQAYCFNAANQ